The window CAAAAGGGCAGCATCTTTCTCCAGGGATGGTTTTATCTCGGTGCCGCCGGACTTCTCGGTGCGCTTTTGGGTTGGGGACTTTGTGAGCGCAATTTTGTCGACGGTGTAGGACATACTTGGGCCAACTTTTGGATGCTGCCCGCAATCATCACGTTCATGTGCATTGGCTACGGCGTTTCGGAAAGTGCAGTCGAGCGCTCTGCTCGCAAGGCGATCCTCCGTGGATTGCTTGCGCTGCCGTTGGGCGTCGTCCTCGGTTTCGTCTTCGATCTCGTCGCCAACCTGATCTACAACATCGCGCTCAGTGTCTGTGCCGAAGCCGGCGTCCAATCGTTCCGCAATCCCGCAGTCTGGATCGCGCGAGGCATTGGTTGGGCAGTGTTCGGCCTGGCAGGCGGCACTGTCTATGGCATCGTCGGCCAGTCCATGAAGAAAGCGAAATACGGAATCATCGGCGGGCTGATAGGCGCCGGCATCGGCGGCATGATCTTCGATCCCATCATCATGGCCGTGCATCGCGCGAGCTTGAGCCGCGCCGTCGGCTTCGCCTTGTTTGGCGCGGCCACAGGCGCCGCAATGGGCTGGGTCGAAAGCGCTCTGAAAGACCGTTGGCTCTACGTCACATCTGGCCCGCTCGCTGGCAAACAATTCATTCTGTACAAATCGCTCACTACTATCGGCAGCGAACAAAAATCCGACATTTATCTCTTCAAAGATCCCAGCATTCTCGGCCAACATGCCGCCATCGCCATCTCCGGCTCTCGGGTTCAAATCAAAGCGCTCGGTACTTCTTACGTGATGGGCAGTCCCATCACAACGCGTGTGCTCCAGGACGGCGATCTCGTACAGATTGGCCGCTACGCCTTCCGCTACAAGGAAAGGCATCGTTCATGAGCGCAGCAGTATGCCCCTATTGCCGCGCGCCCATGCTTGCGGACGAGACGAACGTATTGCTCTGCCCGGGCTGTTCCACGCCCCATCACTCCGATTGTTTCGCCGAAAATGGTGGCTGCACCGTCTTCGGTTGCAGCGCCGCTCCGCCCGAAGAGCCAAAGTTGCGCCTCACGGGAAGTGAGATCGCCGCATCTGGTGCTCCTCCCGTTGCCCGGGGGGATGCGTTTTCTGGCAGCGCTTTGCCCACGCTTGGTTTGCCCACAAATACTTCCGTCGCAACGCCAACTCCCGCGGTGCGCACCAAGACGCCTCCACCTCCGCTTCCCGGAGTTGCCGCCCAGCCTGCATCCATACCGCTGCCCCGATTCGGCGCGGGCAGTGTGCTCTTTGGTTCGCAATCCGCCGCAGTTGTAGCGACCGCTGCGCCGGCGACCCCTCTTTCATTCGAACCCGACCCCGACGCCAAAAACCGTATGACCTTCATCATTCTCGGTGTGCTTCTCGGCGCATTTGGTGCCCATAATTTTTACGCCGGCTACACCAAAAAAGCCGCGGCCCAGCTTTGCATTACAGTCCTATCGCTCGGCTTTGCCAGCCCAATGGCTTGGGTCTGGGCGGTCATCGACGTTTCAACGATTGACTCCGACGAAAAGGGAATTAAATTCAGGTCCTGAAGGCGGAGCGCAATGGAATATCAAATCCAACGCGGTGATCAAACGTTCGGTCCGTACTCCCTTGCCGAACTCCAGCAGTATGTCCAGGAAAGTCGCGTCCTGCTTACGGATCTCGCGCAAAGCGAAGGAATGGCCGACTGGGTTCCCGTTTCTCAAATCCTCGGAAATATTCCTATCCCTGCGCCCGCGCAAGTTCTTGCCCAGCCGCCGCAGGACCTCATACCTCTTCCGCCCAATATTCACTGGGTTCTTGTCCTGATCATCATGATTATCAGCAGATTTGTCGGCCTCGTCTTCATCTTGTTCACTTGGGTCTGGAGTTTGGTCCTCGCCAATTGGGCCCGCCGGCTCGTCAACAAGAACACGGCCATGGTTCTCGTCGCCATGTACCCCGCTGGAATTCTCGCGGGTGGGGTTACGATCGCCGTTGGCACCGCGTCGAACACCACTGCCCTCATCGTGCTTGGCTTCGTCTTTCTTCTGGCGGGTGTGATCTCCTACGTCCTCGGCATCTTCAAAATCAGGGACGCCATGGAGGAGTATTACAACTCGAAGGAAAACATCGCGCTCACCCTCAGCGGCGTCATGACCTTCTTCTTCAGCATCATCTACCTGCAGTACCATATCAATCGGATCGCCAAATGGAAGCAAACTGGCATCCTTACCTAAGGTCCCTTCGAACATGCCCTCGCCCCGTACACGCCGCCTCATGCTTGACCACGAGATGCTCACCTCTCGTCTTGCGAATTGGCCCGTCATTCAAATCACCGGCACCGCTGGTATCCCGCCGGAAATCTATCGTATCGCCTACCATCTCAAGGGTCTCTACGTCGCCGCCAACGGCCAAATCCTCGAACGCCTCGCCCATGTCATGGAAATCAATCTTTCCCTCGGTTATCCCCGCCGCGCGCCGCAGTGTCGCATGCTTACGCCTGTCTTTCATCCCAATTTTGACGACGCCCAAGTCTGCATCGGCGATTTCTGGGCTGCCTCGGAGGGCCTAGACGACCTTGTCGTCCGCATCGGCCGCATGATTTGCTATCAGGAGTTCAACACCAAGAGTCCACTGAACGGCCTAGCCGCCAAATGGGTGGAACAAAACGCGTCGCTGCTCCCCATCGACACGCGCAACGTCGCGCCTCCCGCCATGAACAGCAATCCGGCGCCGCCTCCGGTTGAAACTCCCACTCCCGCAGATCCTGGTTCTTCGA is drawn from Verrucomicrobiia bacterium and contains these coding sequences:
- a CDS encoding FHA domain-containing protein, which encodes QKGSIFLQGWFYLGAAGLLGALLGWGLCERNFVDGVGHTWANFWMLPAIITFMCIGYGVSESAVERSARKAILRGLLALPLGVVLGFVFDLVANLIYNIALSVCAEAGVQSFRNPAVWIARGIGWAVFGLAGGTVYGIVGQSMKKAKYGIIGGLIGAGIGGMIFDPIIMAVHRASLSRAVGFALFGAATGAAMGWVESALKDRWLYVTSGPLAGKQFILYKSLTTIGSEQKSDIYLFKDPSILGQHAAIAISGSRVQIKALGTSYVMGSPITTRVLQDGDLVQIGRYAFRYKERHRS
- a CDS encoding NINE protein — protein: MSAAVCPYCRAPMLADETNVLLCPGCSTPHHSDCFAENGGCTVFGCSAAPPEEPKLRLTGSEIAASGAPPVARGDAFSGSALPTLGLPTNTSVATPTPAVRTKTPPPPLPGVAAQPASIPLPRFGAGSVLFGSQSAAVVATAAPATPLSFEPDPDAKNRMTFIILGVLLGAFGAHNFYAGYTKKAAAQLCITVLSLGFASPMAWVWAVIDVSTIDSDEKGIKFRS
- a CDS encoding DUF4339 domain-containing protein; this translates as MEYQIQRGDQTFGPYSLAELQQYVQESRVLLTDLAQSEGMADWVPVSQILGNIPIPAPAQVLAQPPQDLIPLPPNIHWVLVLIIMIISRFVGLVFILFTWVWSLVLANWARRLVNKNTAMVLVAMYPAGILAGGVTIAVGTASNTTALIVLGFVFLLAGVISYVLGIFKIRDAMEEYYNSKENIALTLSGVMTFFFSIIYLQYHINRIAKWKQTGILT
- a CDS encoding ubiquitin-conjugating enzyme E2 produces the protein MPSPRTRRLMLDHEMLTSRLANWPVIQITGTAGIPPEIYRIAYHLKGLYVAANGQILERLAHVMEINLSLGYPRRAPQCRMLTPVFHPNFDDAQVCIGDFWAASEGLDDLVVRIGRMICYQEFNTKSPLNGLAAKWVEQNASLLPIDTRNVAPPAMNSNPAPPPVETPTPADPGSSTETPTPSAPATEDPWSQKISIS